The proteins below come from a single Aegilops tauschii subsp. strangulata cultivar AL8/78 chromosome 6, Aet v6.0, whole genome shotgun sequence genomic window:
- the LOC109762876 gene encoding uncharacterized protein — protein sequence MDGGGDGAQGLEEQAAAAAEAARELRDAAAALAVRRAADEDALRRRAVALDADVRRLQGSLAPLDPATLDKVEEELERARAAILDGDVAAFLPSKGNGKFLKKFVGPVNVRVARKEDKLKVKDEYNNYRDRAAYMFLLFPSTLLLLRWWVWDGCLPALAVQVYQAWLLFLYTSFALRENVLLVNGSDIRPWWIYHHYLAMLMALVSLTWEIKGQPDCSSKQRGVQLFLRWAIMQGIAMHLQNRYQRQRLRTRIALGKAKRMDVVAGETAGVEGQLLLLYPVLFVLQGFEAYVGVLLLQTAWHGLTSEWQVIVCGILLVVMAVGNFVNTVETLALKLRFKAKMKRTRHRQDPGQGGPDRLHQN from the exons ATGGACGGCGGAGGCGACGGGGCCCAGGGCCTGGAggagcaggcggcggcggcggccgaggcgGCGCGGGAGCTGCGGGACGCCGCGGCGGCCCTCGCCGTGCGCCGCGCCGCCGACGAGGACGCGctgcgccgccgcgccgtcgcgcTGGACGCCGACGTCCGCCGCCTCCAGGGCTCCCTCGCCCCCCTCGACCCCGCCACGCTCGACAAG GTCGAGGAGGAACTGGAGCGTGCCAGGGCAGCAATCTTGGACGGCGACGTGGCTGCGTTTCTCCCAAGCAAGGGAAATG GAAAGTTCCTTAAGAAGTTTGTTGGCCCTGTGAATGTGCGGGTGGCAAGGAAGGAGGATAAGCTCAAAGTGAAGGACGAGTACAACAATTATAGG GATAGGGCTGCCTATATGTTCCTGTTGTTTCCATCCACTCTCCTGTTACTGAGATGGTGGGTGTGGGATGGGTGCCTTCCAGCATTGGCAGTTCAGGTGTACCAG GCTTGGTTATTATTCCTCTACACAAGTTTTGCTTTGCGGGAGAATGTGTTGCTTGTAAATGGAAGTGATATCCGTCCTTG GTGGATATACCACCACTATTTAGCAATGCTAATGGCTCTTGTTAGCCTTACTTGGGAGATAAAGGGACAGCCTGATTGCTCGAGTAAGCAG AGAGGGGTACAGCTTTTCTTGCGTTGGGCAATCATGCAAGGAATTGCGATGCATCTACAGAATAGGTACCAGCGTCAAAGATTACGCACCCGAATTGCTCTGGGAAAG GCTAAAAGAATGGATGTCGTTGCTGGAGAAACAGCTGGTGTGGAAGGGCAGCTATTGCTACTATATCCTGTTCTTTTTGTATTACAG GGGTTTGAAGCATATGTTGGAGTGTTGCTTCTTCAGACGGCGTGGCACGGGCTCACCTCTGAATGGCAG GTCATAGTGTGCGGGATCTTGCTGGTGGTGATGGCGGTTGGTAACTTCGTCAACACGGTGGAGACTCTGGCCCTGAAACTGAGGTTCAAAGCAAAGATGAAGAGGACGAGGCACAGGCAGGACCCTGGGCAGGGCGGTCCGGACCGCCTGCATCAAAATTGA
- the LOC109762875 gene encoding salt tolerance receptor-like cytoplasmic kinase 1, with protein sequence MDVAMALATVFFCLLLLASAAISLLLLRLCLAALRRAPAPAARAPYAAVDPEAAARAAAPPAVPQQEPPLPAAWAKPKAPEPRRLAWREVEALTGGFDEAAVVGRGGSGGAVYLSRIPVLAGGPPAAVKVHRWCGGGERRLGAFRRELDLLRRVGRHPRLVALLAYSDDHEEGGALVLEYMPGGTLADRLHHAATPPLTWRHRMRVLHDVAAALEHLHDAVSIVHGDVSASNVLLDGGGRARLCDLGSACEGTFSAAVAPARGAAAVGSPGYADPFFLRTGIVSKKSDVYGFGVLLLEALTGSPAAGAPGPDGVGGQYLAARVLPRVRAAGVAGLVDGRLGDGYDAVEAGDVARIAVECVAPQPGLRPTMAQVRAAVAEKAARSIAGTDGGDGDLKLLDLFRMTS encoded by the exons atggaCGTGGCCATGGCGCTGGCCACGGTCTTCTTCTGCCTCCTGCTGCTCGCCTCGGCCGCCATctcgctcctcctcctccgcctctgcCTCGCCGCGCTCCGCCGGGCCCCCGCACCCGCCGCGCGCGCCCCCTACGCCGCGGTCGACCCCGAGGCCGCCGCGCGGGCGGCGGCACCGCCAGCAGTGCCGCAGCAGGAGCCGCCCCTTCCGGCGGCGTGGGCGAAGCCCAAGGCGCCGGAGCCCCGGCGGCTGGCGTGGCGGGAGGTGGAGGCGCTGACGGGCGGGTTCGACGAGGCGGCCGTGGTGGGccgcggcggctccggcggcgccGTGTACCTGTCCAGGATCCCCGTGTTGGCCGGCGGGCCCCCGGCCGCCGTGAAGGTGCACCgctggtgcggcggcggcgagcgccgGCTCGGCGCGTTCCGGCGCGAGCTCGACCTGCTCCGCCGCGTCGGCCGCCACCCGCGCCTCGTCGCCCTCCTCGCCTACTCCGACGACCACG AGGAGGGAGGCGCGCTGGTGCTGGAGTACATGCCGGGCGGCACGCTGGCGGACCGTCTCCACcacgccgccacgccgccgctcACCTGGCGCCACCGCATGCGGGTGCTCCACGACGTGGCCGCCGCGCTGGAGCACCTCCACGACGCCGTCTCCATCGTGCACGGCGACGTGTCAGCCTCCAACGTGCTCCTCGACGGCGGCGGCCGCGCGCGGCTCTGCGACCTGGGGTCGGCCTGCGAGGGCACTTTCTCGGCGGCCGTGGCGCCGGCCCGGGGCGCGGCCGCCGTCGGCTCGCCGGGCTAcgccgaccccttcttcctccgcACCGGCATCGTGTCCAAGAAGTCCGACGTGTACGGCTTCGGCGTGCTGCTCCTCGAGGCCCTCACCGGCTCGCCGGCCGCCGGCGCGCCGGGCCCGGACGGCGTCGGCGGCCAGTACCTGGCGGCCAGGGTGCTGCCGCGCGTGAGGGCGGCCGGGGTGGCGGGGCTCGTGGACGGCAGGCTGGGCGACGGCTATGATGCTGTGGAGGCCGGCGACGTCGCGCGGATCGCCGTGGAGTGCGTGGCGCCGCAGCCGGGGCTCCGGCCGACCATGGCGCAGGTGCGGGCCGCCGTCGCGGAGAAGGCGGCGAGGTCCATCGCGGGGACGGACGGCGGCGACGGTGATCTCAAGTTGCTCGACTTGTTTCGCATGACCAGTTAG